From a region of the Theobroma cacao cultivar B97-61/B2 chromosome 8, Criollo_cocoa_genome_V2, whole genome shotgun sequence genome:
- the LOC18591802 gene encoding uncharacterized protein LOC18591802, which translates to MENANRAEAVRLLGIAEKLLQNCDYNGSREFAILAQETEPLLDGSDQILAVTDVLLAADKRINNHHDWYSILQIDRRSEDNDLIKKQYRRLALLLHPDKNKFPYADQAFKLVADAWAVLSNTSKKSLYDKELSLFTRIDLSSAGDRSNHAGKLPVTRRGQNQERVQRHSPNSKTQNENQRLRLSTFWTACPYCYRLFEYPRVYEGCCLRCQNCQRAFHAILIPTLPPLVPGKEAYYCCWAFFPLGFVDGSQEGGGGKAATGFPNWMPPIFPEGQQASERNGGSVPAAATPAASAAAATTTAKKVVESRNNVVGNVSELAPRKRGRPRKNPL; encoded by the coding sequence ATGGAGAACGCCAACAGAGCTGAAGCCGTTCGCCTACTAGGAATCGCCGAGAAGCTGCTCCAAAACTGCGATTACAACGGCTCAAGAGAGTTCGCAATCTTAGCCCAAGAAACCGAGCCCCTCTTGGACGGCTCAGATCAGATCCTAGCCGTCACCGACGTCCTTCTCGCGGCTgataaaagaataaacaacCACCATGACTGGTACTCCATCTTACAAATTGATCGCCGATCCGAAGACAACGATCTCATCAAGAAACAGTATCGTCGCCTAGCTCTCCTCCTCCACCCCGACAAGAACAAGTTCCCTTACGCCGATCAGGCGTTTAAGCTCGTAGCCGATGCATGGGCCGTTTTATCTAACACCTCAAAAAAATCCCTTTACGATAAAGAATTGAGCTTGTTTACGAGGATTGATTTAAGCAGCGCCGGAGATCGTTCCAATCATGCCGGGAAATTACCGGTCACCAGAAGAGGGCAAAATCAGGAGCGCGTGCAACGCCACTCGCCGAATTCGAAGACGCAGAATGAGAATCAAAGGTTAAGATTATCGACATTTTGGACAGCATGCCCCTACTGTTATAGGTTGTTTGAGTATCCTAGGGTTTACGAAGGTTGTTGTTTAAGGTGCCAGAATTGTCAGCGAGCTTTTCATGCGATTTTGATTCCGACTTTGCCACCGTTGGTTCCAGGAAAAGAAGCGTATTATTGTTGCTGGGCGTTTTTTCCGTTAGGATTTGTGGATGGGAGTCAGGAGGGTGGAGGAGGAAAAGCGGCAACCGGGTTCCCTAATTGGATGCCTCCTATATTTCCGGAAGGGCAGCAGGCAAGCGAGAGAAATGGAGGTAGTGTGCCAGCTGCGGCAACACCGGCCGCCTCCGCCGCTGCTGCTACAACGACCGCGAAGAAGGTGGTCGAAAGTAGGAATAATGTGGTTGGGAATGTGTCCGAGTTGGCcccaaggaagagagggagGCCGAGGAAGAATCCTCTGTGA
- the LOC18591803 gene encoding MADS-box protein SVP: MAREKIKIRKIDNVTARQVTFSKRRRGLFKKAEELSVLCDAEVALIIFSATGKLFEYASSSMRDILGRYNVHSNNLNKLDQPSLELQLENSNHIRLSKEFSVKSHQLRQMRGEDLQGLNIDELQQLEKMLEAGLTRVLETKGERISSEISALERKGVQLLEENKQLKQKMVALCKGKRPILAESDAAVQEEGMSSESVTNVYSCSSGPPLEDDSSDTSLKLGLPFSC; this comes from the exons ATGGCCAGAGAGAAGATAAAGATCAGGAAGATTGACAACGTGACGGCCAGGCAAGTGACCTTCTCTAAGAGAAGGCGAGGCCTTTTCAAGAAAGCTGAAGAGCTTTCAGTTCTGTGTGATGCTGAGGTTGCTCTCATCATTTTCTCGGCTACTGGCAAGCTATTTGAGTATGCCAGCTCCAG CATGAGGGATATATTGGGAAGGTATAATGTGCACTCCAACAATCTCAACAAATTGGATCAACCCTCTCTTGAACTACAG CTGGAAAACAGTAATCATATAAGATTGAGCAAGGAATTTTCTGTTAAGAGCCATCAACTAAG GCAGATGAGAGGAGAAGATCTTCAAGGATTGAACATAGATGAATTGCAGCAGCTAGAGAAAATGCTTGAAGCAGGACTCACACGAGTTCTGGAGACTAAG GGTGAACGTATTTCGAGTGAGATCTCTGCACTTGAAAGGAAG GGAGTACAGTTGCtggaagagaacaagcaaTTAAAACAGAAA ATGGTGGCTTTGTGTAAGGGAAAAAGACCCATCTTAGCAGAGTCAGATGCTGCAGTTCAGGAAGAAGGCATGTCATCAGAGTCTGTCACTAATGTTTACAGTTGCAGCAGCGGTCCCCCGTTGGAGGATGATAGCTCAGATACTTCTCTCAAATTAGG GCTTCCATTCTCTTGCTGA